One Erythrobacter sp. SDW2 genomic region harbors:
- a CDS encoding sigma factor-like helix-turn-helix DNA-binding protein has product MAVALGLFKSAYRCIGDEIEAILSVVLEGRNRELASKYWGFSGEKPRTLESVGQEYAMTRERVRQIVQRAEDLLRQLWLPTANLRMVLTRLSKRAPLPIRDAEGLLAERTGGSSLSIESILRAAEIFEVSTDVILIREGSDVFVDQRGRIPSVHEVVIDFRKATSTSGCINVDRMSLRLTGGLDVSRAIQSILGGLEEAIWLDSAQTWACSLLPERSRLDNIVNKVLSVSETIHISELRQAILRYYRVSFVPPQPVLASFVETISGHCVRDGMVHRGSRFVPTNLGDVESAFVACFHELGSPLRREVIEDFCIDRYSINANTFYVYLSYSPIVQKIGTGIYGLVGAHVPVGTVEQFEAEKKAEVRTEHGWDKAGRLWFATRLSRMSIRMGIFYLPSFVLNLTVGEWFAKLSDGTTSGILEITERGMTGLAPILTLAGAESSDVLCVRFDFNAKVAEIEIGSDELFDMSFVPVSDGGNFQLEAEEEQMEKSEDRDC; this is encoded by the coding sequence TTAAGTCAGCCTATCGGTGTATCGGGGACGAAATTGAAGCAATATTGTCTGTCGTCTTGGAGGGTCGAAATAGGGAGCTTGCTTCCAAGTATTGGGGCTTCTCTGGCGAGAAACCTCGGACTTTGGAATCGGTGGGCCAAGAATATGCCATGACCCGCGAGCGTGTAAGACAAATTGTCCAACGAGCGGAAGACCTGTTGCGACAATTGTGGTTGCCGACCGCGAATTTGCGGATGGTCCTTACACGCCTTTCAAAGAGAGCTCCGCTTCCCATTCGAGATGCGGAAGGTTTGCTAGCGGAGCGCACGGGCGGAAGCTCATTGAGCATCGAATCAATCTTGAGGGCTGCTGAGATATTCGAGGTTTCAACCGACGTCATTTTGATCAGGGAAGGTTCTGACGTTTTTGTCGATCAAAGGGGGCGTATCCCGAGCGTCCACGAAGTTGTTATTGATTTCCGCAAGGCTACCAGCACTAGCGGCTGTATCAACGTGGACCGGATGAGCCTGCGGCTCACTGGAGGACTAGATGTCAGTCGCGCGATTCAAAGCATATTAGGTGGTCTCGAAGAAGCGATTTGGCTAGATAGCGCGCAAACCTGGGCTTGCTCTTTGCTGCCGGAACGCAGCCGTTTGGACAATATCGTAAACAAGGTTCTATCCGTCTCGGAGACAATCCATATTTCGGAGCTTCGACAAGCGATATTGAGGTATTATCGTGTCAGCTTTGTCCCGCCGCAGCCAGTCCTTGCCAGCTTTGTCGAAACCATCAGTGGCCATTGTGTAAGAGACGGAATGGTCCACCGTGGATCAAGATTCGTTCCTACAAATTTAGGTGATGTTGAAAGTGCATTTGTCGCTTGCTTCCATGAACTTGGATCTCCTCTAAGACGAGAAGTTATTGAAGATTTTTGCATAGATCGGTACTCGATCAATGCGAATACATTTTATGTCTACTTGAGTTATTCGCCGATAGTGCAGAAAATTGGAACAGGCATTTACGGTCTGGTGGGAGCGCACGTTCCGGTCGGTACGGTCGAACAGTTCGAAGCTGAAAAGAAAGCCGAGGTGAGAACTGAACACGGCTGGGACAAGGCTGGACGCTTGTGGTTCGCTACGCGCTTGAGCCGGATGAGCATACGAATGGGAATATTCTATCTGCCATCATTTGTGCTCAATCTGACAGTTGGAGAATGGTTTGCCAAACTTTCCGACGGAACTACATCCGGGATTCTAGAAATAACTGAGAGGGGAATGACTGGCCTCGCCCCCATCCTCACACTTGCTGGTGCAGAGTCTTCTGACGTCCTCTGCGTGAGGTTCGATTTCAATGCGAAAGTGGCGGAAATAGAAATTGGCAGCGATGAGCTATTCGATATGTCATTTGTTCCGGTTTCTGACGGTGGAAACTTTCAACTTGAAGCCGAAGAAGAGCAGATGGAGAAATCTGAAGACCGCGATTGCTGA
- the gmk gene encoding guanylate kinase yields MAHDQSDALNRRGLLFILSSPSGAGKTTISRMLLGADDAIELSVSATTRPARSGEIDGVDYHFVSDAKFDAMVEEDDFYEWAHVFGHRYGTPKGYIRRGLKEGRDFLFDIDWQGTQQLKQKDEQDVVTVFILPPTLEALRQRLEGRGTDSEDVIDRRMDRARAEISHWAEYDYVVINDDVDACFVKVREILHAERMKRTRQTGLIPFVRGLMG; encoded by the coding sequence ATGGCTCACGATCAATCCGACGCGCTCAACCGGCGCGGCCTCCTGTTCATCCTCTCCTCGCCCAGTGGCGCGGGCAAGACCACCATCAGCCGGATGCTGCTGGGCGCCGACGACGCGATCGAGCTGTCCGTCTCGGCCACCACCCGCCCTGCGCGCAGCGGCGAGATCGACGGGGTCGACTACCACTTCGTCAGCGATGCGAAGTTCGACGCGATGGTGGAGGAAGACGACTTCTACGAATGGGCGCATGTCTTCGGCCACCGCTACGGCACGCCCAAGGGCTATATCCGCCGCGGCCTGAAGGAAGGGCGCGACTTCCTGTTCGATATCGACTGGCAGGGCACCCAGCAATTGAAGCAGAAGGACGAGCAGGACGTCGTCACCGTGTTCATCCTGCCGCCGACGCTGGAGGCGCTGCGCCAGCGGCTGGAAGGCCGCGGGACCGACAGCGAGGACGTGATCGACCGCCGCATGGACCGCGCCCGGGCCGAAATCAGCCACTGGGCGGAATATGATTATGTCGTGATCAACGACGATGTCGACGCGTGTTTCGTCAAGGTGCGCGAGATCCTGCACGCCGAGCGGATGAAGCGGACCCGGCAGACCGGGCTGATCCCGTTTGTGCGGGGGTTGATGGGGTAG
- a CDS encoding SspB family protein gives MSDDTPDSLIPYDEIVQEALRAVVGRVLGEIEQGGGELPGSHHFYITFKTGAPGVSIPQHLSERFPDEMTIVLQNKFWDLKVSDSGFSVGLSFNQMPAKLDIPFAAITAFVDPAVDFGLQFQATVADMAPEPHDDPENDQSEHGTHPAVTEKDDGSNVVTVDFGRKK, from the coding sequence ATGAGCGACGACACCCCCGACAGCCTCATCCCTTACGACGAGATCGTGCAGGAGGCGCTGCGCGCCGTGGTCGGCCGCGTACTGGGGGAAATCGAGCAGGGCGGCGGCGAATTGCCGGGCAGCCACCATTTCTACATCACCTTCAAGACCGGTGCGCCAGGGGTCTCCATCCCCCAGCACCTGTCCGAACGCTTCCCGGACGAGATGACCATCGTCCTGCAGAACAAGTTCTGGGACCTCAAGGTCAGCGACAGCGGCTTTTCCGTCGGGCTCAGCTTCAACCAGATGCCGGCCAAGCTCGACATCCCCTTCGCCGCGATCACCGCCTTCGTCGATCCGGCGGTCGATTTCGGGCTGCAGTTCCAGGCCACTGTCGCCGACATGGCGCCCGAGCCGCATGACGATCCGGAAAACGACCAGTCGGAACACGGCACCCATCCAGCCGTTACCGAAAAGGACGACGGATCGAATGTCGTCACGGTCGATTTCGGCCGCAAGAAGTAA
- the hisB gene encoding imidazoleglycerol-phosphate dehydratase HisB: MRSGRIERNTAETKILVEVGLDGTGSYDVSTGIGFLDHMVEQFSRHSLIDVTMKVDGDLHVDQHHTTEDSAIALGQALSAALGDKGGIGRYGQAYSPMDETLSRVALDISGRPYLVWRAGFTQEKLGEWDTELIEHWFHSVSQSAGITLHIELLYGSNNHHICESIYKGFARAMRQAVELDPRKGGAIPSTKGQLGG; encoded by the coding sequence ATGCGCAGCGGCAGAATCGAGCGGAACACCGCGGAAACGAAGATCCTCGTCGAGGTCGGCCTCGACGGGACCGGCAGTTATGACGTTTCGACCGGGATCGGCTTTCTCGACCATATGGTCGAACAGTTCAGCCGCCACTCGCTGATCGACGTGACCATGAAGGTCGACGGCGACCTGCATGTCGACCAGCACCACACCACCGAGGATAGCGCCATCGCGCTCGGCCAGGCGCTCAGCGCAGCGCTGGGCGACAAGGGCGGGATCGGGCGTTACGGCCAGGCCTACAGCCCGATGGACGAGACGCTGAGCCGGGTGGCGCTCGACATTTCCGGGCGGCCCTACCTCGTCTGGCGGGCGGGCTTCACCCAGGAGAAGCTGGGCGAGTGGGACACCGAGCTGATCGAGCACTGGTTCCACTCCGTCAGCCAGAGCGCCGGGATCACGCTGCATATCGAGCTGCTGTACGGTTCGAACAACCACCACATCTGCGAGAGCATCTACAAGGGCTTCGCCCGGGCAATGCGGCAGGCGGTCGAACTCGACCCGCGCAAGGGCGGGGCGATCCCCAGTACCAAGGGGCAACTCGGTGGGTAG
- the hisH gene encoding imidazole glycerol phosphate synthase subunit HisH encodes MAETIALIDYGAGNLHSVHNALKAAGAHGVKVTHNPDLVRRADRVVLPGVGAFGACAAGLRGVIGMVDALEERVLLGGVPFLGICVGMQLLATRGLEHLETPGLDWIPGEVRLIEPADASVKVPHMGWNDVALTPHARDHALVAAGEAYFLHSYHFHAREGRHVLAMTDHGGGLVAAVARDNIVGVQFHPEKSQAYGLGLLSRFLEWKP; translated from the coding sequence ATGGCTGAAACCATTGCCTTGATCGATTACGGCGCGGGCAATCTTCACTCGGTGCACAACGCGCTGAAGGCGGCGGGGGCGCATGGGGTGAAGGTGACCCACAACCCCGATCTCGTGCGCCGGGCCGACCGGGTGGTGCTGCCGGGCGTGGGCGCGTTCGGCGCCTGCGCGGCGGGGCTGCGCGGGGTCATCGGCATGGTCGATGCGCTGGAGGAGCGGGTGCTGCTCGGCGGCGTGCCATTCCTGGGCATTTGCGTGGGGATGCAACTGCTCGCGACGCGCGGCCTCGAGCATCTCGAGACCCCCGGGCTCGACTGGATCCCGGGCGAGGTGCGGCTGATCGAGCCGGCCGATGCCAGCGTCAAGGTGCCGCACATGGGCTGGAACGATGTTGCGCTGACGCCGCATGCGCGCGATCACGCGCTGGTGGCGGCGGGCGAGGCCTATTTCCTCCACTCCTACCACTTCCATGCGCGCGAGGGGCGGCATGTGCTGGCGATGACCGACCACGGCGGCGGACTGGTGGCGGCGGTCGCGCGCGACAATATCGTCGGGGTGCAGTTTCATCCCGAGAAGAGCCAGGCCTACGGGCTGGGGCTGTTGTCGCGTTTCCTGGAGTGGAAGCCTTGA
- the hisA gene encoding 1-(5-phosphoribosyl)-5-[(5-phosphoribosylamino)methylideneamino]imidazole-4-carboxamide isomerase: MIIFPAIDLKGGDVVRLAEGDMARATVYGDNPAAQALLFAEAGAQHLHVVDLDGSFAGRAENREAVEAIVAAFPGYVQLGGGIRTREAVEGWFDLGVARVVMGSAALKDPEFVKDMAREFPGGIVVAVDARDGMVATEGWAEVSDVPVVELARRFEDAGVASLLFTDIGRDGLLKGVNIEATVDLARRVDIPVIASGGVKGLDDIHILSLHAHEGIEGVITGRALYEGRLDLAAAIAMGQRAEARS; encoded by the coding sequence TTGATCATCTTTCCCGCCATCGACCTCAAGGGCGGCGACGTCGTGCGGCTCGCCGAGGGCGATATGGCCCGCGCCACCGTCTATGGCGACAACCCGGCGGCGCAGGCGCTGCTGTTTGCCGAGGCCGGGGCGCAGCATCTGCATGTGGTCGATCTCGACGGCAGCTTCGCCGGGCGCGCGGAGAACCGCGAGGCGGTCGAGGCGATCGTCGCGGCGTTCCCGGGCTACGTCCAGCTGGGCGGCGGGATCCGCACGCGCGAGGCGGTCGAGGGCTGGTTCGATCTCGGCGTGGCGCGGGTGGTGATGGGCTCTGCGGCCTTGAAAGACCCCGAATTCGTCAAGGACATGGCGCGCGAGTTTCCCGGCGGGATCGTGGTCGCGGTCGATGCCAGGGACGGCATGGTCGCGACCGAGGGCTGGGCCGAAGTGTCCGACGTGCCGGTGGTCGAACTCGCCCGCAGGTTTGAGGATGCCGGGGTCGCCAGCCTGCTGTTCACCGATATCGGCCGCGATGGCCTGCTCAAGGGGGTGAACATCGAGGCGACCGTGGACCTCGCCCGCCGGGTCGATATCCCGGTCATCGCCAGCGGCGGGGTCAAGGGACTGGACGACATCCACATCCTCTCACTCCACGCGCATGAGGGGATCGAGGGGGTCATCACCGGGCGCGCGCTTTACGAGGGGCGGCTGGACCTCGCTGCGGCGATTGCGATGGGCCAAAGGGCGGAGGCACGCTCGTGA
- the hisF gene encoding imidazole glycerol phosphate synthase subunit HisF, whose translation MTVRIRVIPCLDVADGRVVKGVNFVDLVDAGDPVEQARAYDAAGADELCFLDISASHEGRGTLLDVVRRTAEVCFMPLTVGGGVRSPEDARALLLAGADKVAINSAAVARPELVREIAEKFGSQCVVASVDARRVGAGKWEIFTHGGRKPTGIDAVEYAGLVADLGAGELLVTSMDGDGTKVGYDLTLTRTIADSVSVPVIASGGVGNLEHLVEGVTEGHASAVLAASIFHFGTHTIAEAHAALRAAGLPARG comes from the coding sequence ATGACCGTCCGCATCCGCGTCATCCCCTGTCTCGACGTTGCCGATGGCCGCGTGGTCAAGGGGGTCAATTTCGTCGATCTGGTCGATGCGGGCGACCCGGTCGAGCAGGCGCGGGCCTATGATGCGGCGGGCGCGGACGAGCTGTGCTTCCTCGATATCTCCGCCAGCCACGAGGGGCGCGGGACGCTGCTCGATGTCGTGCGGCGCACGGCGGAAGTGTGCTTCATGCCGCTGACCGTCGGCGGCGGGGTGCGCTCGCCTGAGGATGCCCGCGCGCTGCTGCTGGCGGGGGCCGACAAGGTCGCGATCAACAGCGCCGCCGTCGCCCGGCCCGAACTGGTGCGCGAGATCGCGGAGAAGTTCGGCAGCCAGTGCGTGGTCGCGAGCGTGGATGCGCGGCGGGTCGGCGCGGGCAAATGGGAAATCTTCACCCACGGTGGCCGCAAGCCGACCGGCATCGATGCGGTCGAATATGCCGGGCTGGTGGCTGACCTGGGCGCGGGCGAATTGCTGGTCACCTCGATGGACGGCGACGGGACCAAGGTGGGCTATGACCTCACTTTGACCCGGACTATCGCCGACAGCGTTTCCGTGCCCGTGATCGCCAGCGGCGGGGTCGGCAATCTGGAGCATCTGGTCGAAGGCGTGACCGAGGGCCATGCCAGCGCCGTGCTCGCGGCCTCGATCTTCCATTTCGGCACCCACACCATTGCCGAGGCGCATGCGGCGCTGCGGGCGGCGGGGCTGCCAGCGCGCGGATAA
- a CDS encoding PEP-CTERM sorting domain-containing protein (PEP-CTERM proteins occur, often in large numbers, in the proteomes of bacteria that also encode an exosortase, a predicted intramembrane cysteine proteinase. The presence of a PEP-CTERM domain at a protein's C-terminus predicts cleavage within the sorting domain, followed by covalent anchoring to some some component of the (usually Gram-negative) cell surface. Many PEP-CTERM proteins exhibit an unusual sequence composition that includes large numbers of potential glycosylation sites. Expression of one such protein has been shown restore the ability of a bacterium to form floc, a type of biofilm.): MDRLIAAAALLLIASPAWAEGGTAIPEPSNWALFALGVAGMLIGRFGMRSRKRPDDK, encoded by the coding sequence ATGGACCGCTTGATCGCCGCCGCTGCCCTGCTGCTGATCGCTTCGCCCGCTTGGGCAGAGGGCGGCACCGCGATTCCGGAACCGAGCAACTGGGCGCTGTTCGCGCTGGGCGTTGCCGGGATGCTGATCGGCCGTTTCGGGATGCGTAGCCGCAAGCGGCCCGATGACAAGTAG
- a CDS encoding phosphoribosyl-ATP diphosphatase — MDTLKRLEQTIAARRSADPDKSYVARLHAKGLGAIAQKLGEEATETVIAALSGTAEELTGEAADLLFHLTVLLDAKGVTLAEVMAELDRREGVSGLDEKASRSERGLSL, encoded by the coding sequence ATGGATACGCTAAAGCGCCTCGAACAGACCATCGCCGCGCGCCGCTCGGCCGATCCTGACAAGAGCTATGTCGCCAGGCTTCATGCCAAGGGCTTGGGCGCAATCGCGCAGAAGCTGGGCGAGGAAGCGACCGAGACAGTCATCGCCGCGCTCTCCGGCACAGCCGAAGAGCTGACCGGCGAAGCGGCAGACCTGCTGTTCCACCTCACCGTCCTGCTCGACGCCAAGGGGGTGACGCTGGCCGAGGTGATGGCCGAACTCGACCGGCGCGAGGGCGTGTCCGGTCTCGATGAGAAAGCTTCACGGAGCGAACGGGGCCTGTCCTTGTGA
- a CDS encoding histidine triad nucleotide-binding protein: MPIDATQPYDDNNIFARILRGEIPSNKVYEDEWAYAFEDINPQAEIHTLVIPKGRYVSWDDFSHHASDAEIAGFVRAVGEVARAKGVVEPGYRLLANIGGHGHQEVPHLHVHIFGGHPLGPMLARQAR, encoded by the coding sequence ATGCCGATCGACGCCACTCAGCCCTATGATGACAACAATATCTTCGCCAGGATCCTGCGCGGCGAGATCCCCTCGAACAAGGTCTATGAGGACGAATGGGCCTATGCCTTCGAGGATATCAACCCGCAGGCCGAAATCCACACGCTGGTGATCCCCAAGGGGCGCTACGTCAGCTGGGACGATTTCTCGCACCATGCGAGCGACGCGGAAATCGCCGGCTTCGTCCGCGCGGTGGGCGAAGTGGCGCGCGCGAAGGGGGTGGTCGAGCCGGGTTACCGCCTGCTCGCCAATATCGGTGGGCACGGCCACCAGGAGGTGCCGCACCTGCATGTCCATATCTTCGGCGGCCATCCGCTGGGGCCGATGCTCGCACGCCAGGCACGCTAG
- a CDS encoding YbgC/FadM family acyl-CoA thioesterase, translated as MVAHNHPDLPRPGGVFDGAVHLYAVRVYYEDTDLSGITYHANYLRWFERARSDVLRMLGIDQRAAIEAGEGAYAVADLSLKYFRPAKLDDDVIIHTRCSQIKAASVTMHQRAYRNTELLTEATFRVGFVAPDGRPRRQPEAWRTAFHTVLSEDPAE; from the coding sequence ATGGTGGCACACAATCATCCCGATCTCCCGCGGCCAGGCGGCGTCTTCGACGGCGCGGTGCATCTCTATGCCGTGCGGGTGTATTACGAGGATACCGATCTTTCGGGCATCACCTACCACGCCAACTACCTGCGCTGGTTCGAACGGGCGCGGTCGGACGTGCTGCGGATGCTGGGGATCGACCAGCGCGCTGCGATCGAGGCGGGAGAAGGTGCCTATGCCGTGGCGGACCTGTCGCTCAAATATTTCCGGCCCGCCAAGCTCGATGACGATGTGATCATTCATACGCGGTGCAGCCAGATCAAGGCAGCCAGCGTCACCATGCACCAGCGCGCCTATCGCAATACCGAATTGCTCACCGAAGCGACTTTCCGCGTCGGCTTCGTGGCCCCCGATGGCCGCCCGCGCCGCCAGCCCGAAGCCTGGCGCACGGCCTTCCACACCGTTCTGTCCGAGGACCCTGCCGAATGA
- the tolQ gene encoding protein TolQ produces MMLEMLAVAPTRLEPMKLFMDADIVVKVVMIGLILASIWSWMIIVSFMLRLGKLRSTSAAFEKEFWQADDFETIMREYARKDVPSARIAGVAMSEWKRSTAKGLKDRDAASQRIGAAMAGQVAEEADSLAARLNFLATTGSVAPFIGLFGTVWGIMNSFFQIGQQESSSLAVVAPGISEALFATAIGLFAAIPAVIAYNRFSASVNQYEAKLQRFADKFHANLGRELERL; encoded by the coding sequence ATGATGCTCGAAATGCTTGCCGTTGCTCCGACCAGGCTCGAACCGATGAAGCTGTTCATGGATGCCGATATCGTGGTCAAGGTCGTGATGATCGGCCTCATCCTGGCGTCGATCTGGAGCTGGATGATCATCGTCAGCTTCATGCTTCGTCTCGGCAAGCTGCGCAGCACCTCGGCAGCGTTCGAGAAAGAATTCTGGCAGGCCGACGATTTCGAGACGATCATGCGCGAATATGCCCGCAAGGACGTCCCCAGCGCGCGCATCGCCGGGGTGGCAATGAGCGAGTGGAAACGCTCGACCGCGAAAGGCCTGAAGGATCGCGATGCCGCCTCGCAGCGTATCGGCGCGGCCATGGCAGGGCAGGTGGCGGAGGAAGCGGACAGCCTCGCCGCGCGATTGAATTTCCTTGCCACCACCGGTTCGGTCGCGCCCTTCATCGGGCTGTTCGGCACCGTCTGGGGCATCATGAACAGCTTCTTCCAGATCGGGCAGCAGGAATCGAGCTCGCTCGCGGTCGTCGCACCGGGGATTTCGGAGGCGCTGTTCGCCACCGCGATCGGGCTGTTCGCGGCGATCCCGGCGGTTATCGCCTACAACCGCTTCAGCGCCAGCGTGAACCAGTACGAGGCCAAGCTGCAGCGCTTCGCCGACAAGTTCCACGCCAACCTCGGCCGTGAGCTGGAGCGGCTGTGA
- a CDS encoding ExbD/TolR family protein, which yields MAMGVLSSKRGRNSRRAPMAEINVTPFVDVMLVLLIIFMVTAPLLNAGVPVDLPESRANPLPEEPDPVSISIAPDGVIYIDNEAQAPGRLAEGLARIPMAADGAPPQITLRADQTLDYGRVMAVMGELNRAGFNSIQMVTNSSSQEP from the coding sequence ATGGCGATGGGTGTCCTTTCCTCGAAGCGCGGGCGCAACAGCCGCCGGGCGCCGATGGCGGAGATCAATGTCACGCCGTTCGTGGACGTGATGCTGGTGCTGCTGATCATCTTCATGGTCACCGCGCCGCTGCTCAATGCGGGCGTGCCGGTCGATCTGCCCGAAAGCCGCGCCAACCCGCTGCCCGAAGAGCCCGATCCGGTTTCCATCTCGATCGCGCCTGACGGGGTGATCTATATCGACAACGAGGCACAGGCCCCGGGCCGGCTGGCCGAGGGGTTGGCGAGAATCCCGATGGCGGCTGACGGCGCACCGCCGCAGATCACGCTGCGGGCGGACCAGACGCTCGATTACGGCAGGGTGATGGCGGTGATGGGTGAGTTGAACCGCGCCGGCTTCAACTCGATCCAGATGGTCACCAACAGTTCATCTCAGGAACCATAG
- the tolB gene encoding Tol-Pal system beta propeller repeat protein TolB, whose amino-acid sequence MQRFRIVLPIVLLLSAPALSAQEVSTVDPTGEAPSQGTINREEVTGVFSSDDLQMAIPAFAADRDTPTPANASGTAALGVELARVITANLQNNGFFKPTGPDALPKPSYSQITDPQWATWSSRGAEMLVQGYVRARGDGKLIVGCYLYDMALQDELARSGWVVEPQDWRRAAHKCSDLVYSRLTGESPFFDSRVAFIAETGPKDNRTKRLAIMDSDGANLRFITSGRATALTPRYSPDYKRLMYLSYVDGNPRIYIYDIGTGQQQLVTQSTNPTFAPRWSPDGKWILYSMAVGGNTDIYRVSAEGGPSVRLTNEAGIDIGGSYSPDGSQIVFESDRSGSQQLYVMNADGTNQRRISFFGGRAATPEWSPRGDQIAFTHIAGDFNIAVISPDGRNFRKLSNGWQDEAPTWAPNGRIIQFFRTERNSGNTALYQVDLTGENLRKLDTPVDASDPAWGPILP is encoded by the coding sequence ATGCAGCGCTTCCGCATTGTCCTTCCCATCGTCCTCCTCCTTTCAGCGCCTGCGCTTTCGGCACAGGAGGTCTCGACAGTCGATCCAACCGGTGAGGCGCCGTCACAAGGCACCATCAACCGTGAGGAGGTTACGGGGGTCTTCAGCAGTGACGACCTCCAGATGGCCATCCCCGCCTTCGCGGCCGACCGCGATACGCCCACGCCTGCCAACGCCAGCGGCACCGCTGCGCTCGGCGTTGAGTTGGCCCGCGTTATCACCGCTAACCTGCAGAACAACGGTTTCTTCAAGCCGACCGGCCCCGATGCTTTGCCCAAGCCGAGCTATTCGCAGATCACCGATCCGCAGTGGGCCACCTGGTCGAGCCGGGGCGCGGAGATGCTGGTGCAGGGCTATGTCCGCGCGCGCGGCGACGGCAAGCTGATCGTCGGCTGCTATCTCTATGACATGGCCCTGCAGGACGAGCTGGCCCGCAGCGGCTGGGTGGTCGAGCCGCAGGACTGGCGCCGCGCCGCGCACAAATGTTCGGACCTCGTCTATTCGCGGCTGACCGGCGAAAGCCCGTTCTTCGACAGCCGCGTCGCCTTCATCGCCGAGACCGGGCCGAAGGACAACCGCACCAAGCGGCTGGCGATCATGGACAGCGACGGGGCCAATCTGCGCTTCATCACCAGCGGCCGCGCCACCGCGCTGACCCCGCGCTATTCGCCCGATTACAAGCGGCTGATGTACCTCAGCTATGTCGACGGCAACCCGCGCATCTACATCTACGACATCGGCACCGGTCAGCAGCAGCTGGTGACGCAGAGCACCAACCCGACCTTCGCCCCGCGCTGGAGCCCGGACGGCAAGTGGATCCTCTATTCCATGGCGGTGGGCGGCAATACCGATATCTATCGCGTCAGCGCCGAAGGCGGGCCGAGCGTGCGGCTGACCAATGAGGCCGGGATCGACATCGGCGGATCCTATTCGCCCGACGGCAGCCAGATCGTTTTCGAAAGCGACCGTTCGGGCAGCCAGCAGCTCTATGTCATGAACGCCGACGGCACCAACCAGCGGCGGATCAGCTTCTTCGGCGGCCGCGCTGCGACGCCCGAGTGGAGCCCGCGCGGCGACCAGATTGCCTTCACCCACATCGCCGGCGACTTCAACATCGCGGTCATCAGCCCCGACGGGCGCAACTTCCGCAAGCTCAGCAATGGCTGGCAGGACGAGGCCCCGACCTGGGCCCCCAACGGCCGCATCATCCAGTTCTTCCGTACCGAGCGCAACAGCGGCAACACCGCGCTGTACCAGGTCGACCTGACCGGCGAGAACCTGCGCAAGCTCGATACGCCGGTCGATGCCTCGGACCCCGCCTGGGGACCGATTCTGCCTTAG
- the pal gene encoding peptidoglycan-associated lipoprotein Pal produces the protein MNARIATATMLIGAVALAGCKTKVPDDVVDPGVAVSQPDTRDTATQPTGPTLGTQAHFEQAVNGRNVIFFDTDRYNIDSADAAALQTQAQYLAQYPQLNITIEGHCDERGTREYNLALGERRANAAKNYLVSLGIDASRIQTVSYGKERPVALGSNESAWAQNRRAVSIVIS, from the coding sequence ATGAATGCTCGTATCGCCACCGCCACCATGCTCATCGGCGCTGTCGCGCTGGCGGGCTGCAAAACCAAGGTTCCCGACGATGTCGTCGATCCGGGTGTGGCCGTCTCGCAGCCTGACACGCGTGACACTGCCACTCAGCCGACCGGTCCCACTCTCGGCACACAGGCGCATTTCGAACAGGCGGTCAACGGCCGCAACGTGATCTTCTTCGACACCGACCGCTACAATATCGACAGCGCCGATGCCGCCGCGCTGCAGACCCAGGCGCAGTATCTGGCGCAGTATCCGCAGCTCAACATCACCATCGAAGGCCACTGCGACGAACGCGGCACCCGCGAATACAACCTCGCGCTGGGCGAACGTCGCGCCAATGCGGCGAAGAACTATCTCGTCAGCCTGGGCATCGACGCCAGCCGGATCCAGACCGTCAGCTATGGCAAGGAAAGGCCGGTCGCGCTGGGCTCCAACGAAAGCGCCTGGGCCCAAAACCGCCGCGCGGTCTCGATCGTTATCAGCTAA